From the Callithrix jacchus isolate 240 chromosome 22, calJac240_pri, whole genome shotgun sequence genome, the window ctctttccctttcctttcccagcCCTGGAGGTTGGAGAAGCCAGGCCCACGCCATCTTCGGTGAGGGCAGCGAGAAGGGGCGGGACTTAGAGACAGACTAAGGGCAAGCAGCTCAGAGCGCGGCGTTGCCTTCGTGGCGACCCTTGCCGAAGCTAATGTAAATGAGAGCAGATACTATTCCTTTTTCTGAGCCTCGGACCCCTCCTGATTAGAATGTACAGttgcattaggaaaaaaaaagagtaagcgAAGTGCGTGAACTGCAATACACTGCTGGAAAAGAGCGGCAACCATCTTATCCACAGCCCTCCGTGGGGCTTTGAAGCCTTCCGGTGCCATGTTGATTACGGGCACTGGGCAGCCATTTTCCCGCTCCTCCTCGTTCGGTATTTGTCTTTGATTGGGTCACCCGAGTATGTGTTTTGTGAGGGAAAGGCGTTTCGAGGCCGTTGGAGATATGGTGCTCGATTATTTCCCACTGGGAACACACCAGGGCCGCTGGTGCGCACGCGCGGCTTGCGGGCGCGCCTGTGACCGGTCCTTAGGACCCAGCGTGTCCCCTTTGTTTCCCACAGGCGCGCGGGCGGGCGGagagggcaggaagggaggggccCCGGCACAGCTCCGAGGGGCGGGGCCGGCGCCGCGcgccgccgcccccgccccgccgccgCTGAGGGGCAGGGCCCCCTCACCCCCGCCCCTTCCCACGCTCCGGCCCCGTCGCCCCCGCGCGCGCGCACACTCGCGAGCCCCGGCGACATGCAAATGAGGTACCCGAGAGGCGGGGGGCGCAGGCGGGGTGGGGGGTGCGGGGGTAGGGGAGGCCGGGCCGCGCGCTCCCGGAGCGCGCTTCCAACACCTGTTCCTGCTCCCGCGCTCGTGCCCGCCCGCGCGCCGACCTCGCGCCCCGCGAAGCCGCCCGGGCGCGCGCGCGCAGACCCCCTTCCTGGCAGCCTCCGCCGCCCGCGGCCCCGGCGCGCTCATTGGCCACCGCCCCCGCAGGGCCCGCCCCTCGCTCGGGCTTCGCAGCTCGGGGTCCGATGGGCTCGCATGCACGCACCGGGGCGAGGAGACCAGGAGGATCGGGGACCAGCCTCCCCCGTTCCACCATTCCAGAGACCTGACTCCTAGACTAGACTGCCCCGTGGGAGCGAAGTATATGGAAAGGTGGTTGCAACTCTCTGGACCACAGCTTATGGTGCTGTTAAGTGGCGGGGGGCGGGTGTGCAGGAGGGGCACCTGCAGCACCTGCTTCCAGCTGCACCTgcgcctcccctcccccttcgTTACACTCCGGTGCCAGTATTTGAGTGGGCGCTGGGAAGATGGTGGTCGCGTTGATGAAGTTCAGTGTTTACTATGCACCGTGCAGTGTGCAAGGGGCATTTTAAAGCCCACTATCTCATTCGATTCTCCTGACAACCTGGTTTATCCACttttcagaggaggaaactgcCTCAGAGAGGCAAAGTCACTTGCTAGTTATAGGCAGGGCTCAGTTCAAACCCAGGACTGAGACCTCATCATGTCTCCTTTCCTCCTTGGGTCCATTTGTTCTCCATTCTCTGGGACATTGGGGTCAGCATGACCGGCTTGCAGTTTTGGCCCTGCCATTTACTGGAAGAGGAACTTAGGCAACTGATTTGGCTttcccgtgcctcagtttcccatctgcaaaatgggacagATGTGCCCTATTCAGACGGTTGCTGCTCCTGATAACAGTGGCTAATGTGTCCCGAAAGCTTTTGTGTATGTACACTTTGTGGTATTATGCTCAAGGCATGTCTGGGCAAGTACGTAGAACTATGTGTCCCATTTTGCAAAAGTCTTGATTAAGACTTAGAGAGGCGAACACCTTGCCCAAGGCCAGGCAGAAAGTAAAGACTTGAACAAAGGATGTTTGACTCCAGGGCCCATGCCCTTAACATCTCGGATATATTTCCTCATCCAGGAATCAGGGTCAAATATCACCTGGGACCAGTCCTTTCATTCCTGTCTAGAACCCCTTCCTCACTTCTACCAGTCAGCAGGGAGGGATGAGATCATTCATAAGGTCTCTATGGCTCTGGAGTTTGATGGGCTCTGCGTTTCAAGGACCACAGTACTGCCCTGCACCCTCAGTTGGACTCTATCCTGTCTAGatggtttttgtattttggagacagagtctggctcagagtctcgctctgtagccaggctagagtgcagtcccttgatctcagctcactgcaaccttcacctcctgggttcaagtgattctcctgcctcagcctcctgagtagctgggtctacaggtgcccaccaccacacccagctaatttttgtatttttagtagagatggggttttaccatgttggccaagatggtcttgaactcctgaccttgtgatccgcccacctcagcttcccaaagtgctgggattacaggcttgagccacagcgcctgaccagaagtggttttttgtttttggctcaTGTCTATCTTGAACTTTTAGATCCAGGAGGAGGGTTAGGGAGCCATGGGGATGCCTGGTGGAGCTCAGGGAAGTGCCTGTTTATCAGCTGATACAAGATCATCTCACCGTTTTACCCACCAGCATAGCTAAAATTGTGTGTCTGGATGAATGTCAACTACACCCTTGTCAAGCGACTTGGAGAGAGGGATGGGCAAGGTGTTGGGGGACACAGGGGTGCTCTAGACCCTGTGGGCACTGACTCTGCCCCTCTCTCCTCTTAGCTGGCTCCAGTGCCCAGACCCAAGCCCCCCACTGCTCAATGGACACCCCCAGCCCAGACCTGTTGCCTTCGCCTTTGCCCGGGGAGGAAGAGAAACCTCTGGCCTTACCTCCTCCTGTTCCCCGGGGCCGCCGAGGCCGTCGTCCTGGGGGAGCCACCTCCTCAAATCGGACGCTCAAGGCCTCCCTCCCTCGCAAGCGGGGCCGCCCCCCCAAGTCAGGGCAGGAGCCCCAGCTggtgcaggtgcaggtgcaggGGGTCACAGCCCCAGTGGGCAGCAGTGGCGGGAGCGACCTCCTCCTGATCGATGATCAGGGTGTGCCCTATACGGTCTCTGAAGGGTCAGTGGCTGGGTGTGCAGGCTCCGGCCCCAGGAAGGCCCCGCACTTCTGCCCGGTGTGCCTGCGGGCCTTCCCCTACCTCTCCGACCTTGAGCGCCACAGCATCTCGCACTCAGAGCTGAAGCCGCACCAGTGCAAGGACTGCGGCAAGACCTTCAAGCGCTCCAGCCATCTGCGGCGGCACTGCAACATCCATGCTGGCCTGCGGCCCTTCCGCTGCCCGCTATGCCCCCGCCGCTTCCGCGAGGCAGGCGAGCTGGCGCACCACCACCGCGTGCACTCGGGGGAGCGCCCGTACCAGTGCCCCGTCTGCCGGCTGCGCTTTACAGAGGCCAACACGCTCCGGCGCCATGCCAAGCGCAAGCACCCGGAGGCCATGGGGGTACCCCTATGTGCATCAGACCCAGAGCCTGAACCATCGTGGGACGACGAGGGCATCCCGGGAACAGCAGGGGCCgaggaggagggggagacagAGGGGAAGGGGGAACCGGCCTGACCCACACCCCCTGCCATTACTCCCTGGGCCAGGCTTAGATCAGGGAGTTTGGCTGGTGGTGGGCCTGGGCCAGGCGGCAGGGACACGCTTGTTTCTGATGGTCTTCCCATTGT encodes:
- the ZNF524 gene encoding zinc finger protein 524, with the translated sequence MDTPSPDLLPSPLPGEEEKPLALPPPVPRGRRGRRPGGATSSNRTLKASLPRKRGRPPKSGQEPQLVQVQVQGVTAPVGSSGGSDLLLIDDQGVPYTVSEGSVAGCAGSGPRKAPHFCPVCLRAFPYLSDLERHSISHSELKPHQCKDCGKTFKRSSHLRRHCNIHAGLRPFRCPLCPRRFREAGELAHHHRVHSGERPYQCPVCRLRFTEANTLRRHAKRKHPEAMGVPLCASDPEPEPSWDDEGIPGTAGAEEEGETEGKGEPA